Genomic DNA from Brassica rapa cultivar Chiifu-401-42 chromosome A04, CAAS_Brap_v3.01, whole genome shotgun sequence:
TAAACTCCTCAACTTCACACAGCTTTTGTTCAGAGAAACAAACACTGAACCTGTCAAGTTCTTGCATCCTCTCAAATCCAACTCAACCAAACCACTGCAAGAAGCTAACATCGAAACGACTTCCTTGTCGTATAACCACTCGTTAAAAGACAACTCCAGTTTCCTTAATCTCCCCAAATGCTGTCCTAACGTCGCCAACAAACCCGGTTCTCTCTCAACCGCGTCGCAGCTACGCAAAGAAAGCTCTTCAAGACTCGAGCTAAAGCTTAAAGCTAAGACCTTTAGACCGTGACCCGTCACAAAGTAACAGCTCGTAAGCCTAAGAGTAGATAAAGATTTGAAATTCGCGGCGAGGGAGACGAGATGCTCGTCCATCAAATCCATAGGTAGACGCAAATCTAACGTCTTCAAAGTATCACTGCATCTAGAATTGTTCATGAAATGAACCAAACCGTCTTTGTTACCACCGTCGTAGATCAACAGAGAATTAAGAGATTCACAAATCTCTGAAACTTTCAGCAGGACCACGTCAGCAATACTCCTACACGTCCTAAGCTCAATCTCTTCGACATTCTTCAGACACAAAGCGAAGAGCTCTGTTTCTCCGATGGTTCCACATGATTTCAGACACAGTTTCTTTAGCTTTCTGCATCTCCTCCACAACCAGGTGACTCCGGTATCGTCTGACTGGATTCCGGTTAAGGAAACCGACTCCAAACCCAATTCGACAACTTCCGGGTTCGGGTTTGACCCGGTTAAGGAATCTGAAGAGTTTCTCGAGCAGACGTCGACTGATAAGTCCTTGAGGGAAGGAAACGAACCAACCCAGTGGAACGAAACGGGTCCCAAcagttttagagagagagaagtgagaGACAAGGAGGAAGTAGAGAGATGAAGCAAGGAAGACGGAGAAAGTGGATTGACCAAGAAACAGAGCTTTCGAAGGTTAAAGCAGCAAGAAGAGACGATCGAGATGAGATGATCGTTGAAGTTAGATTCCGCAGCAGAGGGGAATAGGATCGGAGTTTTGCGGTCGGAGACGAAGCAGagggaagagagagaaggaTGGTTATGGAGGATGGAGGGTAAAAAGGTAATTACCGAGCTGTCGTGAGGGTTGACTCGTAAGGACATGGAAGTCTTCGAGGCTCTGTAGAGACGAAGCCATCGCTTGGAGACCAGAGGAACTGATTCGAAAGTAGGTAACGAAGAAGACGATGATGGCAATCTCGTAAATATCTCGTGGAGAATCTCATCGAATAGTATTTCCTCCATTTTTGTTAGAGTTTTGACTTTTTGAATTTAGAaatcgaagaagaagagaagaagaagagaagaagagtttTGTTTGAGGTATGGACGTTTATGTGTTCCTCTTTCGTGTCGTGGCTTTGGTCTTGTCAGACACTTGTGTTGTTGATT
This window encodes:
- the LOC103863995 gene encoding F-box/LRR-repeat protein 7 produces the protein MEEILFDEILHEIFTRLPSSSSSLPTFESVPLVSKRWLRLYRASKTSMSLRVNPHDSSVITFLPSILHNHPSLSSLCFVSDRKTPILFPSAAESNFNDHLISIVSSCCFNLRKLCFLVNPLSPSSLLHLSTSSLSLTSLSLKLLGPVSFHWVGSFPSLKDLSVDVCSRNSSDSLTGSNPNPEVVELGLESVSLTGIQSDDTGVTWLWRRCRKLKKLCLKSCGTIGETELFALCLKNVEEIELRTCRSIADVVLLKVSEICESLNSLLIYDGGNKDGLVHFMNNSRCSDTLKTLDLRLPMDLMDEHLVSLAANFKSLSTLRLTSCYFVTGHGLKVLALSFSSSLEELSLRSCDAVEREPGLLATLGQHLGRLRKLELSFNEWLYDKEVVSMLASCSGLVELDLRGCKNLTGSVFVSLNKSCVKLRSLDIASCRLIQAGEVEAFVMKSQRLKKIVVEENKITEAAMKWASSKLIDVVALDSDVPW